The following are encoded together in the Candidatus Methylomirabilis oxygeniifera genome:
- a CDS encoding GAF modulated sigma54 specific transcriptional regulator, Fis family (fragment) produces the protein MPSGVPAGRQGTPQESTRMTRMRKVRFEPLGITIECDDTESVLQVALRQGLRLVDYRCADGECGGCKARLRSGQAHLVAPPDHVLSASEQAQGHVLLCRTHVQSDLVIELLAGSLLAPPLPDVPPARAAEALLGPLTAAAELLSDGLLVLDPQGQVLLCNRAAAHLLQLDPARPSVAAIPELAEVGRTLLTRAPSSPQEVKVYCGRSGRLLTAWGLALRHGSQVVAAAVLFPTARLEPPVPRKPKAIVVGAKYTFADLVGQSAAFRNATKIGLIAAGNTLSVLITGESGTGKEMLAHAIHASSPRAPKPFIAVNCGAIPRELIESELFGYEDGTFTGARKGGRSGRFEEAQGGTLFLDEVSECSPSTQVALLRVLEQQELTRLGSGQPVPLDVRIIAATNKDLLKEVAKGLFREDLYYRLNVISIHLPPLRERREDIPLLAASFLADVAAALHCPDLRFTEEALRALALTPYPWPGNVRELRNVLQQVGVLLPRPEIRWDDFPEAIRTLRGEASERPEPGGWLAQTERQLICQIVQQCAGNLSQAAAQLGISRSTLYRKLEQFGLKRQTQIDSV, from the coding sequence ATGCCGTCCGGCGTGCCCGCCGGACGGCAGGGGACCCCCCAGGAGTCCACGAGGATGACGCGGATGCGCAAGGTCCGGTTTGAACCGCTGGGCATCACCATCGAGTGTGACGACACCGAGTCGGTCCTGCAGGTCGCCCTGCGCCAGGGCCTGCGCCTGGTCGATTACCGCTGCGCGGACGGCGAGTGCGGGGGCTGTAAGGCCCGCCTCCGCAGCGGCCAGGCCCACCTGGTCGCGCCGCCGGATCACGTGCTCTCCGCCAGCGAGCAGGCCCAGGGCCACGTCCTGCTCTGCCGCACCCACGTCCAAAGCGATCTGGTGATCGAGCTCTTAGCCGGCTCGCTCCTCGCCCCGCCGTTGCCCGACGTCCCGCCGGCGCGCGCTGCCGAGGCGCTGCTGGGGCCGCTCACCGCCGCCGCGGAGTTGCTCAGCGACGGCCTGCTGGTGCTGGATCCGCAGGGGCAGGTGCTGCTGTGCAATCGGGCCGCCGCGCACCTGCTGCAGCTCGACCCCGCCCGGCCCTCCGTCGCGGCGATCCCGGAGCTGGCCGAGGTCGGCCGCACCCTGCTGACCCGTGCCCCCTCCAGCCCCCAGGAGGTCAAGGTCTACTGCGGGCGTAGCGGCCGGCTCCTTACGGCCTGGGGCCTGGCGCTCCGGCACGGCTCGCAGGTGGTCGCCGCCGCCGTGCTCTTTCCGACCGCCCGACTGGAGCCGCCCGTCCCCCGCAAGCCCAAGGCGATCGTGGTGGGGGCCAAGTACACCTTTGCCGATCTGGTGGGGCAGTCCGCCGCCTTCCGCAACGCGACCAAGATCGGCCTCATCGCCGCCGGCAACACCCTCTCCGTCCTCATCACCGGGGAATCGGGGACCGGGAAAGAGATGCTCGCGCATGCGATCCACGCCAGCTCCCCCCGCGCCCCCAAGCCGTTCATCGCGGTCAACTGCGGTGCCATCCCCCGGGAGCTGATCGAGTCTGAGCTGTTCGGCTATGAAGACGGCACCTTTACCGGCGCGCGCAAAGGCGGCCGGTCGGGCCGGTTCGAAGAGGCCCAGGGCGGCACCCTCTTCCTCGATGAGGTCAGCGAGTGCTCGCCCAGCACCCAGGTGGCGCTCCTGCGGGTGCTGGAGCAGCAGGAGCTCACCCGACTAGGGAGCGGCCAGCCGGTCCCCCTCGATGTCCGCATCATCGCCGCGACCAATAAAGACCTGCTCAAAGAGGTGGCCAAGGGGCTGTTTCGGGAGGACCTGTACTACCGGCTCAATGTCATTTCGATCCACCTGCCGCCCTTGCGGGAGCGGCGGGAGGATATCCCCCTGCTGGCGGCCTCCTTCCTGGCCGATGTCGCCGCCGCCTTGCACTGCCCGGACCTGCGCTTTACGGAGGAGGCGCTGCGCGCGCTCGCGCTCACCCCGTATCCGTGGCCCGGCAATGTCCGGGAGCTGCGCAATGTCCTGCAGCAGGTGGGCGTGCTCCTGCCGCGGCCCGAGATCCGCTGGGACGACTTTCCCGAGGCGATTCGCACCCTGCGCGGGGAGGCCTCCGAGCGGCCGGAGCCCGGCGGCTGGCTCGCGCAGACCGAACGGCAGCTCATCTGTCAGATCGTCCAGCAATGTGCGGGGAATTTGTCGCAGGCCGCGGCCCAGCTCGGCATCTCCCGCAGTACGCTGTATCGCAAACTGGAGCAGTTTGGTCTGAAACGACAGACGCAGATTGACTCAGTCTGA
- the pmoB gene encoding Particulate methane monooxygenase, B-subunit (PMO) (Evidence 2a : Function of homologous gene experimentally demonstrated in an other organism; Product type e : enzyme) — protein MRIGRAALSAILLGVIAVSAGTAWAHGERSQEPFLRMRTITFYDTKWSKARVQPGETMDLTGKFHTFSEWPRAVNTPESIFLHYSVPGPSMLKKEAWMNGMPVINATSTQLGGDYDYRMNIMGRVTGTYHVHPMVNIEGGGPLVGGGEFVTVDGDWSNFTNNVTTIDGTTVNMEVHGQGRIIGWWLLWTFVGVFWLLWWVRRPFTRRLFQVGVVPEEELVSPGDRTLGLVLMIATVLIVAIGYVTTNGAYPITIPLQTGRMDTPELKPTTEFTPYSHATVKARPVTAVYTVPGRSLGMVIEVTNGSNRPQQLGGFITANLQFRDPALFPDSRLKIKVEPAGPIPPGQTVTMSIDATDAEWEYQRLAELIYDSDSRYGGLFEFFDADKNRQIVEVGGPVIPSFEGGATALSGGGKWRPTTQYK, from the coding sequence ATGAGGATAGGACGAGCGGCGTTGTCGGCGATCTTGCTTGGAGTGATCGCCGTATCCGCTGGAACGGCATGGGCGCATGGCGAGCGATCGCAAGAGCCGTTTCTTCGGATGCGTACAATAACGTTCTACGATACGAAATGGTCAAAAGCTCGGGTACAGCCTGGCGAGACCATGGATCTGACGGGAAAGTTCCATACATTTAGTGAATGGCCGAGGGCCGTAAACACCCCCGAATCGATCTTTCTCCATTACTCCGTGCCTGGGCCATCAATGCTCAAGAAAGAGGCATGGATGAATGGCATGCCGGTCATCAACGCCACCAGTACTCAACTTGGCGGAGACTATGATTATAGAATGAATATTATGGGCCGGGTCACCGGGACCTATCACGTTCACCCGATGGTGAATATCGAGGGTGGAGGGCCCCTGGTCGGTGGAGGCGAGTTCGTCACCGTCGATGGCGACTGGAGTAACTTCACCAATAACGTTACCACCATTGATGGTACGACAGTGAATATGGAGGTCCATGGGCAAGGTCGGATCATCGGCTGGTGGCTCCTCTGGACTTTTGTCGGTGTGTTCTGGTTGCTGTGGTGGGTACGACGGCCATTTACGCGACGTCTCTTCCAGGTGGGAGTGGTACCTGAGGAGGAGCTTGTTAGCCCCGGCGATCGGACGCTTGGACTCGTACTGATGATCGCCACGGTCCTCATCGTCGCTATCGGCTACGTCACGACGAACGGCGCCTACCCAATCACCATCCCGCTGCAGACCGGTCGGATGGATACTCCCGAACTGAAGCCCACGACAGAGTTTACGCCGTATTCCCATGCCACGGTGAAGGCCAGGCCTGTCACAGCGGTCTATACCGTACCTGGACGTTCTCTTGGGATGGTGATAGAGGTCACAAACGGTTCAAACAGGCCTCAGCAATTGGGAGGATTCATCACGGCCAACCTGCAGTTTCGGGATCCGGCCCTCTTCCCTGACTCGCGACTCAAAATCAAGGTGGAGCCGGCCGGTCCCATCCCTCCAGGCCAGACCGTAACGATGTCGATAGATGCGACCGATGCGGAATGGGAATATCAGCGGTTGGCTGAGTTGATCTATGACTCAGACAGCCGGTACGGCGGACTCTTTGAGTTCTTTGATGCGGATAAGAACAGACAAATTGTTGAGGTCGGCGGCCCGGTCATTCCGTCCTTCGAGGGTGGCGCAACGGCCCTGTCCGGCGGAGGCAAATGGCGGCCGACTACCCAGTACAAATAG
- a CDS encoding protein of unknown function (Evidence 5 : No homology to any previously reported sequences) codes for MNLLISLVKVGSIPIATTFGTILAY; via the coding sequence TTGAACCTCTTGATTTCACTGGTGAAAGTAGGCTCAATACCGATTGCCACTACGTTTGGCACCATCCTTGCGTATTAA
- a CDS encoding protein of unknown function (Evidence 5 : No homology to any previously reported sequences) yields MLLNKIALWKPCSKKMLAYVAIETPVKSFLPSEPCSNLDHIDTCIRAILKTTLRL; encoded by the coding sequence TTGTTGCTCAACAAAATCGCTCTTTGGAAACCTTGTTCTAAGAAGATGTTAGCATATGTCGCGATTGAAACACCTGTCAAGTCCTTTTTGCCTTCCGAACCCTGTTCCAACCTTGATCACATTGACACCTGCATCCGAGCAATACTGAAGACAACACTAAGACTTTAA
- the pmoA gene encoding Particulate methane monooxygenase, A-subunit (PMO) (Evidence 2a : Function of homologous gene experimentally demonstrated in an other organism; Product type e : enzyme) encodes MALLTQQQALSLERKFDIIVIVAAFTGTVAGYHIHQMLTVGDWDFWLDWKDRRWWVTLTPILLITFPAATQYFMWEKMRLPIGATFCVMTLHFGQWMNRVFNFYYWAWFPVNFTAPGLMIPSAIFLDVMLMMTGSYMFTALFGGMGWSLLFYPANWTWLAPFHLAVKHPSGPLMSIADLMGMEYVRSATPEYIRIVERGTLRTFGRDVTPVSSFFAGFISGIIYLWWVWMGKVISRPAWISRT; translated from the coding sequence ATGGCGCTTTTGACACAACAGCAAGCTCTAAGCCTGGAGCGCAAGTTTGATATTATTGTCATAGTGGCTGCGTTCACAGGTACAGTTGCGGGGTACCACATCCACCAGATGCTGACCGTTGGCGACTGGGACTTCTGGCTGGACTGGAAGGATCGGCGCTGGTGGGTCACGTTGACGCCGATCCTGTTGATTACCTTCCCTGCGGCGACGCAATATTTCATGTGGGAGAAGATGCGTCTGCCGATCGGTGCGACCTTTTGCGTGATGACGCTTCACTTCGGACAATGGATGAATCGTGTCTTTAACTTTTACTATTGGGCCTGGTTTCCGGTCAATTTTACCGCCCCGGGTCTGATGATCCCCAGTGCGATCTTCCTGGACGTGATGCTGATGATGACGGGAAGCTACATGTTTACGGCACTGTTCGGTGGCATGGGGTGGTCCCTGTTGTTCTATCCGGCGAACTGGACCTGGCTGGCGCCATTTCATTTGGCCGTGAAGCATCCCAGCGGGCCGCTCATGTCCATCGCTGATCTGATGGGGATGGAGTATGTGCGCTCCGCCACGCCGGAGTATATCCGAATCGTGGAGCGGGGGACGCTGCGAACATTCGGGCGCGACGTTACGCCGGTTTCCTCGTTCTTCGCCGGATTTATTAGTGGAATTATCTACCTCTGGTGGGTGTGGATGGGGAAGGTAATCTCAAGGCCGGCATGGATCTCGCGGACGTAG
- the pmoC gene encoding Particulate methane monooxygenase, C-subunit (PMO) (Evidence 2a : Function of homologous gene experimentally demonstrated in an other organism; Product type e : enzyme), with the protein MAQYRTEAAPAKRAESVEQMFGWGTFFKCQIAISIFYVMIRIYQQYFSWSKGLDFFSEDFRIYWWNMLIGELIIEGAVLTFALGYIWKTRDRNLDKITPEEELRRFWGLGQWIATFAWAVYWGASFFTEQDGTWHQTVIRDTDFTPSHIIEFYLSYPIYIIIGISAYMWARTRLPLFSKAHSIPFMLTVGGPAMIFVNVALNEWGHTFWIMEELFVAPLHWGFVTLGWCLFGVYGVAAAMCPRIFELIRITSGGKATA; encoded by the coding sequence ATGGCACAGTACAGGACGGAAGCTGCGCCGGCTAAGCGCGCCGAGTCAGTCGAGCAGATGTTTGGCTGGGGCACCTTCTTTAAATGTCAGATAGCTATTAGCATCTTCTACGTTATGATTCGGATTTACCAGCAGTACTTCTCCTGGTCGAAAGGCCTCGACTTCTTCTCCGAGGACTTCCGGATCTACTGGTGGAACATGTTGATCGGGGAGTTGATTATCGAGGGGGCGGTGCTGACCTTCGCCCTGGGGTACATCTGGAAGACTCGCGACCGGAACCTCGATAAAATTACGCCGGAGGAGGAGCTCAGGCGGTTCTGGGGTCTCGGGCAGTGGATCGCGACGTTCGCCTGGGCGGTGTATTGGGGCGCCAGCTTCTTTACCGAGCAGGACGGGACGTGGCACCAGACGGTGATCCGCGATACGGACTTTACGCCGAGCCACATCATTGAGTTCTATCTCAGCTACCCGATCTACATCATCATCGGGATTAGCGCCTACATGTGGGCCCGGACCCGACTCCCCCTATTTTCGAAGGCCCACTCGATCCCGTTCATGCTCACGGTCGGCGGCCCTGCGATGATCTTTGTCAATGTCGCGCTGAACGAGTGGGGTCACACCTTCTGGATCATGGAAGAGCTGTTTGTGGCGCCGCTGCATTGGGGCTTTGTCACGCTGGGTTGGTGTCTGTTTGGGGTGTATGGCGTGGCGGCGGCGATGTGTCCGCGGATCTTTGAGTTGATCAGGATCACCAGCGGTGGTAAGGCGACCGCGTAA
- a CDS encoding Conserved protein of unknown function; pmoD (Evidence 4 : Homologs of previously reported genes of unknown function), translating into MKQCVSIGVVALMAVMGASQAWAHGGGGMGGITENDLCSREKGQYLIHFSAYQHGTADRASQLAQLKELKDADLRRYVDAMKEEFQSYCRDIPRTGKATLTFDLISDALRKTPVAVRVVEATEREDAQTVLYIPQQVYPSGVVRAETDFGKAGKYRAVLEVEEQGARSRAGGDAPEAVSHSHDGAEQHTSTAEEEAYHAHDSTFSFPFTVGLKTPRGGGARGPSMMSNPAILVMTVAGVGIGAVLYVRRKKKAA; encoded by the coding sequence ATGAAGCAGTGTGTTTCGATTGGAGTTGTAGCGCTGATGGCTGTGATGGGAGCGTCGCAGGCATGGGCTCACGGTGGCGGCGGCATGGGTGGGATCACGGAGAACGATCTCTGTTCGAGGGAGAAAGGGCAGTATCTCATTCACTTCAGCGCCTATCAGCATGGGACGGCGGACCGGGCCTCACAGCTGGCTCAGCTCAAAGAGCTTAAGGATGCGGACCTGAGGCGGTACGTGGATGCGATGAAGGAAGAGTTTCAATCCTACTGTCGGGATATTCCAAGAACAGGAAAGGCGACGCTGACGTTTGATCTTATCAGCGATGCCCTGCGAAAGACCCCTGTGGCGGTCCGCGTCGTCGAGGCCACCGAGCGTGAAGACGCCCAAACGGTTCTGTATATCCCTCAACAGGTCTATCCTTCAGGTGTCGTGCGGGCTGAGACGGATTTCGGAAAAGCCGGGAAGTATAGGGCGGTACTGGAGGTTGAGGAGCAGGGAGCGAGATCACGTGCCGGAGGCGACGCACCGGAGGCGGTCAGTCACAGTCACGACGGCGCCGAGCAGCATACCAGTACAGCGGAAGAGGAGGCGTATCATGCACACGATTCGACCTTCAGCTTCCCCTTTACCGTCGGATTGAAGACACCCAGGGGGGGGGGCGCGCGCGGTCCGTCCATGATGAGCAATCCGGCAATTTTGGTGATGACGGTTGCCGGCGTGGGAATCGGCGCCGTGCTGTATGTGAGACGCAAGAAAAAAGCGGCGTAA
- the ftsH gene encoding Cell division protein FtsH; ATP-dependent zinc-metallo protease (Evidence 2a : Function of homologous gene experimentally demonstrated in an other organism; PubMedId : 12037319, 7674922; Product type e : enzyme), translating into MNKRYLKVAGVVALILVVTAVAFLPFYWNPKKASSQVIFSDFIDLVEKGELAGTVIFNENSHTLYFHIASGQHLRTVYSKEATASLQELLKQKGVHFAVEPQSGGSIWVSLLFNFLPFLLIIGLFVLMSRRSQMGGGGGGPMAFGKSKAKLHDASKPKVTFADVAGEEEPKEELLEVIEFLKHPQKYQALHAKIPRGLLLVGPPGCGKTLLAKAVAGEAGVPFFSLSGSEFVEVFVGVGASRVRDLFEQAKKNAPCLVFIDEIDAVGRHRGAGLGGGNDEREQTLNQLLVAMDGFEANIGIIVIAATNRPDILDPALLRPGRFDRRIIVDNPDSKGRKAILQVHLREIPLAADVNVDVLAKQTPGFSGADLASVVNEGALLAARRDKDRVSMVDFDEAVERVIAGPLRRSRALTPKEREMVAYHEAGHAILRKLLPKADPPHKVTIVSRGMALGYVMGAPPEDRYTRTRSELMAEVSVGMGGRVAEDLIFGEITTGASNDFEQATNMVRRMVTNFGMSDKLGPVTLGRQGGPVFLGRDMIDSRNYSEEIAYQIDQEVRRIIDECYQVARQAIETNREKLQRVAKALIERETLYAEELDDVMAGKVVALEPSRAAASGEAAVVEAGTENASPATPSAPAPPPA; encoded by the coding sequence GTGAACAAGCGTTACCTGAAGGTTGCGGGTGTGGTCGCCCTGATCCTCGTGGTCACGGCCGTAGCCTTTCTACCGTTCTATTGGAATCCCAAGAAAGCTTCTAGTCAGGTGATCTTCAGTGACTTTATAGACCTAGTGGAAAAGGGGGAGCTCGCCGGAACGGTGATCTTCAACGAAAACAGCCACACCCTTTACTTCCATATCGCTTCAGGACAGCACCTGCGGACAGTGTACAGCAAAGAGGCTACCGCATCTCTACAAGAGCTGCTGAAGCAGAAGGGCGTCCACTTTGCTGTTGAGCCACAAAGCGGAGGCTCAATCTGGGTCAGCCTGTTATTCAACTTCCTGCCCTTCCTTCTGATTATCGGACTGTTTGTGCTGATGAGCCGACGGTCCCAGATGGGGGGTGGTGGCGGCGGTCCGATGGCATTCGGAAAATCAAAGGCCAAACTCCACGACGCATCCAAGCCCAAGGTGACGTTCGCGGACGTCGCCGGAGAGGAAGAGCCAAAGGAAGAGCTGCTGGAGGTTATTGAGTTTTTGAAACATCCTCAAAAGTATCAGGCGCTGCACGCCAAAATCCCAAGAGGATTGCTGCTGGTAGGTCCCCCAGGCTGCGGAAAGACGCTCCTGGCCAAGGCCGTTGCCGGGGAGGCCGGGGTCCCCTTCTTCTCGCTTTCCGGTTCCGAGTTCGTGGAGGTCTTCGTCGGTGTGGGCGCCAGCCGCGTCCGCGATCTGTTTGAGCAGGCCAAGAAGAACGCCCCGTGCCTGGTCTTCATCGACGAGATCGACGCAGTAGGTCGCCACCGCGGGGCCGGCCTTGGTGGCGGCAATGATGAGCGCGAGCAGACGTTAAACCAACTACTGGTGGCCATGGACGGCTTTGAGGCCAATATCGGGATCATTGTGATTGCCGCCACCAACCGACCGGATATCCTGGATCCTGCGTTGCTGCGCCCAGGGCGATTTGACCGGCGCATCATCGTGGATAACCCGGACAGCAAAGGCCGTAAGGCGATCCTGCAAGTGCACCTGCGCGAGATACCGCTGGCAGCAGACGTCAACGTTGACGTGCTCGCCAAACAGACGCCTGGATTTTCAGGAGCGGATCTTGCCAGCGTGGTGAACGAGGGGGCGCTTTTGGCTGCCCGGCGCGACAAAGACCGCGTCAGTATGGTCGACTTTGACGAGGCGGTCGAGCGAGTCATTGCGGGGCCGTTGCGCCGCAGTCGCGCCTTGACTCCGAAAGAGCGCGAGATGGTGGCCTATCATGAAGCCGGCCATGCCATCCTGCGTAAGCTCCTGCCTAAGGCCGATCCGCCCCATAAGGTGACGATTGTCTCGCGCGGGATGGCGCTTGGCTATGTCATGGGAGCACCGCCGGAGGACCGCTACACCCGGACGCGCTCCGAACTGATGGCGGAGGTCAGTGTCGGCATGGGTGGCCGTGTCGCCGAGGATCTGATCTTCGGCGAGATTACCACCGGCGCCTCAAATGACTTTGAGCAGGCCACCAACATGGTGCGCCGAATGGTGACCAATTTCGGGATGTCGGATAAACTCGGTCCGGTGACCCTGGGTAGACAGGGCGGTCCCGTCTTTCTCGGTCGCGATATGATCGACAGTAGAAACTACAGTGAGGAGATCGCCTACCAGATCGACCAGGAGGTCCGCCGGATCATCGATGAGTGCTACCAGGTGGCCCGCCAGGCGATCGAGACAAACCGCGAGAAACTGCAGCGGGTGGCAAAAGCCCTGATCGAACGCGAAACCCTCTATGCCGAGGAGTTGGACGACGTGATGGCGGGAAAGGTCGTAGCGCTTGAACCATCGCGGGCTGCCGCCAGTGGTGAAGCAGCGGTTGTCGAGGCCGGCACTGAGAATGCGTCGCCCGCGACGCCGTCGGCGCCTGCGCCACCACCGGCCTGA